In a single window of the Bacillus mycoides genome:
- a CDS encoding GNAT family N-acetyltransferase, with product MGIQLAIPNDIEWINNQYESIGFVPSDLSRDKVAIITYNKEYAGVGRLVQIDEDTIEMGGIFILPKFRGLQLAGELVSFLVRTAKKLQIQNVYCLPFEELESFYKKYGYTEVDTTEEDVHPIILKKYNWCLENYDKHVLLFKL from the coding sequence ATGGGAATTCAACTAGCTATACCTAATGATATAGAATGGATTAATAACCAATACGAATCAATCGGATTTGTACCGAGTGATTTATCACGAGATAAGGTTGCGATCATTACATACAACAAAGAGTATGCGGGTGTTGGACGTTTAGTCCAAATAGATGAAGATACAATTGAAATGGGTGGAATTTTCATTCTTCCTAAATTCAGGGGTCTACAATTAGCTGGAGAACTTGTTTCATTTTTAGTACGAACTGCGAAAAAATTACAAATACAAAATGTGTATTGTCTTCCTTTTGAAGAACTAGAAAGCTTTTATAAAAAATACGGCTATACTGAAGTCGATACTACAGAAGAAGACGTCCACCCAATTATTCTAAAAAAATATAATTGGTGTTTGGAAAATTACGATAAACATGTTTTACTATTTAAATTGTGA
- a CDS encoding DegV family protein yields MGVKIITDSAADLPVELLQAYDIDLIPLRVYDEAETEYLDGVTLKSVTLLQKMREGAVYKTSLPSLETFQEKFVSYAKEGNPCIYLAFSSELSGTYQSSVLIKEEVKETYTDLDLEIIDTKCASLGQGIVVLEAAKMAKEGASKEEILNRVAFLMNHMEHIFTVADLQYLVRGGRLSKVAGFIGGLLNIKPILNVDEGKLVPLEKVRGKKKVLSRIVDIMEERGKDLKGQTIGMTHGDDLETAEALKALITERFGCEVFIVNTIGAAIGAHTGPGALTLFFLNEVE; encoded by the coding sequence ATGGGTGTTAAAATCATTACGGATAGTGCGGCGGATTTACCGGTAGAATTGCTGCAAGCATATGATATTGATTTAATTCCACTCCGTGTATATGATGAAGCAGAAACAGAGTATTTAGATGGGGTTACATTAAAATCGGTTACATTACTGCAAAAAATGAGAGAAGGTGCAGTGTATAAAACGTCACTGCCTTCACTTGAAACATTCCAAGAAAAATTTGTTTCTTATGCAAAAGAAGGTAATCCTTGTATATATTTGGCTTTCTCATCTGAACTGTCCGGTACATATCAATCGTCAGTTCTCATTAAAGAAGAAGTGAAAGAAACATACACTGATTTAGATTTAGAAATTATTGATACAAAATGTGCCTCACTCGGTCAAGGTATTGTCGTATTAGAAGCTGCAAAAATGGCGAAAGAGGGCGCATCAAAAGAAGAAATATTAAACCGTGTCGCTTTTCTAATGAACCATATGGAACATATCTTCACTGTAGCTGACTTGCAGTACCTAGTGAGAGGTGGGCGTTTAAGTAAAGTAGCTGGTTTTATCGGTGGTTTATTAAACATTAAGCCGATCTTAAATGTGGATGAAGGGAAACTTGTACCACTTGAAAAGGTAAGAGGGAAAAAGAAAGTATTAAGCCGCATTGTTGATATTATGGAAGAGCGTGGGAAAGACCTTAAAGGTCAAACAATTGGTATGACTCACGGTGATGATCTAGAAACTGCCGAAGCATTAAAAGCATTAATTACTGAAAGATTCGGCTGTGAAGTATTTATCGTAAATACAATTGGAGCTGCAATCGGAGCGCATACAGGACCTGGTGCGTTAACATTGTTCTTCTTAAATGAAGTAGAGTAA